Sequence from the Armatimonadota bacterium genome:
CAAGCCGTAAGCGAAGGGTACGTTGCGATCACTCCGCTCACCGTCGATTGGACCGACCACACGGTCCTTACCGAGTGCGAAGCTCTCGAGTAAGCCAATCGGCAACTGGACTCGAGCGGTGATCTTGTACGAACGCCCTCAAGCTATAGTCCCCTGCCACCCATCGCAAAACTTGGTGCGGCGCCTCTTCGATCTCTCGATCCGCCATCGGAGGCGGCCAGGCCAAGTGCTTCCCCTTGATGCCGGACATGCCTGCGGCCCTCGTCAGGTTCAGCACTCTCGAGCGGTGAAACAGGCTCTTCTCCACCAACGATAAGGCGTCGTTGACGGCCTCATCACGGCCTCGCGAGTCACCGACCGGCGACGACAGTTTCCCCAACGTTCCGACACTCAGTTCTTCGAACGGGGTCGGTCGATTGATGTCGCCATACTCTAGCGGCCAACTGGGCGTTTCTTCCTCCTCGATTTCCGATGGCAGGTAAACCATGGCTGCGCTCTTCCCCGTCATGCGCCGAGAGCAGTCCTCGTTCAAGGTTAGGATGACCACGTCAGCATTGTCGAGCGCCTCTTCTAGCACCGGCCTGCGAAAGACGTCGTGCTCGCGGTCCGATAGGTCCATGATAGTTCCGGCGAGCTGAAAGTACAGGTCTAGCCGCTCTTGGTTCGCATCGTACAGCCGGATATCGAGCCCCTCCAGCGCGTCCAAACCTGCGATTGACGCGAGAACGGCCGGGCAACAGCGAATGTTCCCGGCACCGACCAGCGCTAGCGAGCGGCGACTCATGTACGCATTTTACGCCGTGACGGCCATCCGGGGCGACGGGTATTCTCAACTGGACGCATGGATGCCTTCTCCGACGATCATCCCGAGTTCACTGGCGCGTTGATCTCCATGGAATTTGGCGCCGGTGGGCGGATACACCAGCTATGGGCGTCCGACCCAGATCTGCCTGACGAGGGCGAGGACTTTCAGTTCATCCTATCGCCGGTCGCCTTTGGCCAGGAGACGGCGGAAGACTACTACCCTGGCACGATCCTCATCGGTATTCGCTCTGATCCAGGCGACCCTTGGGTTTTGAGCCGCAACAGTCGAGCGAGGCGGCCGGAGGCCGATGACGAGCCGGACGACGACAGCACGGTCGAATTCGAATACGAGATGCCTCTCATCGACGACTTGAAGGTCACGGGCCGTTACTTCGAGCTTCCAGGCACGATGCCACAGGTTGTCTGGGAGGTCACGTTGAAGAACAGGAGCCGGCACGCGGTGGAGATCGGCGAACTCGGATTTCCCTTGGCGTTTAACAATCTGTACGACGGGTTTGGCTGGAACGACGATCAGCTCAAGCGCTTGTGGAATTCGCGGGTGTACGTGCACAAGTTCATCGGCGGCGGAGCGAGCTGGCTGTTCGCTCAGCGAATGACCGCTGAGACGCCGGGGCTGCTCGTGTTCCCCGGCACCGATACTTCCTGGGAGTTCTACAATCACGTCCGAGCGAGCTTGACGACCTCGTACCAGTGGGAGGGGATTCCCGTCGTTTACGTCTACAGCAAGGCGACAATCGAGAGGGAGCGCGGTGAAGGTTGGCACAACGACCACACGTCCCTCATCCTCGAGCCGGGCGAAGAGCGGACTATGCAGATGCGGTTCGTCCCGACGGAGAGCGATCAGCAGGACGGCGTCCACCAGACTCTGGTGGCGTGCGACCGACCGGCGGTGCGCCTGCTCCCGGGCGCGGTTGCTCCGATCGACGTCGGGATCGCGATCGAGGTCGCTGGCGCCTCGCCCAAGGAGTTCCTGTTCAGCCGTGAGACCGAATCGCAGATCGATACAGATGAGAGCGGTGGATTCTGCTTTGTCAAGCCCTCGACGCCTGGTCCGCTGCGCGTCAGTTTTCGCGACGACGAAGGACGCATATGCCACACGCACCTTCTGTTGACCGAGCCTCTCGGCGACCTGATCCGAAGTCGGGCGGAGTACATCCATCGGTTCCAGATCATCCGCAAGCCGGGGTCGGTCCTCGATCACGCTTTTGCAAACACGGACATAACGACCGGGACGCCGGTTGTAGATCTCGCCGATTACCGCGAGCCTGGCGGGATCGAGTGCAGCCTTGCGGACGCACTGTACCTAGCAGAGAAGAACACCGTGTACCCCGATCGAGACCAGATCGCCGCCCTGGACGCCTTCATCGAGGAGTTCTTGAGGGACGAGGTCCAGAATCCTGGAGACCACTCGGTAGCGAGCGTCCTGTCGGGTGAAGAGCCGTTCGGAGCGTACGTAGGCCGCCCGCTCGGCTACCCGCACGTTACGAATCTGTACCACTCGATGTACCGGATCGCATCGACGTACGGCGAAACCGCCAGCGCGCCGCTGGTGTACCTGCGGTGGGCCGCCGCGACCGCAACGGCGATGTTCAACTTTGGCTGGAGGCATTACGTCCGAACGGTCGGCGTGCTGGGGTACGCGCGTATCTACGATCTGCTCGATGATCTTCGGCTGGAGGGCCTGACCGACGAACATTCTTCTCTACAGGAGTTGGTGCAGTTCAAAGCCAAGGAGTTGATGAGGCACGAATACCCGTACGCTGGCGAGTCGGTGCTGGACACCTCAGGTTTTGAGGAGGTGTTTGCCGCGGCCAAGTTCAGAGAGGACGACACGCACCTTGAGCGCACGGTGCGGTGCGCGTTCGCCGTTCGATCGTTAGCTCCGAGCTGGTGGTGGTACGGAAGCGACAAGCGGTGCTGGGACGGCAACGACTCGACTCCGACTCGAGCGATGGCCGACCGCGGCGAGCTGTGTCTGGGGCACACAACGATCCCGAACTCCCTTATCTTCTACGACCTGCTCGACCGCGACTACCTCGCGATTCCTGACGCGTATATGAGGCTGGCGTTCGGAGGAATGCTGGGGCCTTGGGCGCTCGTTCGCCCTGATGGCGCCGCTTCGCTTTGCTACTGCCCGGATCAGTCCTCAAAGCATTGGGGTTTCAATCGGTACACGGGCGCCAGCGGGCTTGGGTACTACCACTACCTGAGGCGCGTGGGCTCCTACGTTTTGCCAGATCACGCTCAAGGGGTCTTTACGTTCGGATGCCACTTTGAGTCAGACGATGAGTCTTACGTCGTTCGCCCGTGGGACGGCGTCGGCCGCCACATCGTCCTCCGGCAGTTCGGCGCAGAGTTCACGCTCAGCTTCGGCCGTATCGTGTCGCTCAAGCTCGACCGCCGAAAGCGCTGGTTCGAGCTGGAGATTGAGAACCCGTCCGACAAAGACGTTGACGCGAAGCTCGCCATCGTCGGCATGTGGGGGGATCGAATCTCGGTCGCGGGCACAGAGACCGACAGCGACGGCGGAGCTGCGATCGCCAAGCTTCGCCTCCCTGCGCGACACACGAGTCACTTCAGAGGTAACGTCGTTTCGTGACCGAGCTTCCAGAGTGGTGGGTGCAGTGGACCGGGCTTGCTGCGGTGTTCGTGGTCTTGGCCTCGCTAGCGGTGATCATCGGCATGGTCGTGTTCCTGCTTCTGGCGCTTGGCATTCGTCGCGAAATCGTGCAGCTCTCTGGCCGCATTCAGGGGCTTGTCGAGCGCGTCGATGGCATCGCAAAACAGGTGGAGTCGGTTACGAAAGAGGTCGGTGCTCGCACGACCGGGATCGTTCGGACGGTTGACGATATAGCCGCCGGGGCGTTCAACGTGATCGAGAAATACGCTCCCATATTGCTTGGGATCGGGATCATTCTCAAACTGACGAGGCTGTTCGGCAAGAAGTAGGCCCTGCTTGACTTGGGCCCGCCACACCGGGATAATGGCTCTGCGGGGTGGAGCAGGCTGGTAGCTCGTCGGGCTCATAACCCGGAGGTCGTAGGTTCAAATCCTACCCCCGCACCCAACTGCATCCGAACTCGGCACTGCAAATTCACAGATGGAGGGTCGTTCTCCTGTGCGACCTTCGCCTGCGCTCACCGCGCACATCGGACTAAGAGTCCGAAGGCCGGGATGCGGACTAAGAGTCCGCGCTCCGTTCCACGCTGACGAACCGTTCGATCCTGATCTCAATGGCCCATGTATGGGAACCTTAACTCACGCTGTTGCTTTTCAGTCGTGAAACACCATCGGAGACCACAAAATGAACAGCTACAGAATCCTCCCACTCGTGGCGCTAGTCGCCGCATCGATCACTGGCCTGGCAGCAGAAAAGACGTACAAGGTCGGCGCTGGCCCGCCGTCGCAACAGATCGCCACGATTGAAAGCGTCACAGACTTCGAGACCTTTACGGGGACCACCCACAAGGTATCTGGAACGGTGAAGTTCGACAAGGCGAAGAGAACGATGACAGGAAAGATCATCGTCGACGTCGCCTCCATCAAGACAGGCATCGACATGCGCAACGAGCACATGCGCGGACCTATGTGGATGAACGCCGAAAAGTTCAAGAGCATTACGTTCGTAGCGACCAAGAGCAAGCATGTCAAGGGAAACGATTGGGACGTAACGGGCAAGTTCACGATGCACGGCGTCACCAAGACGATCACCGTTCGCACGACGATCAAGGATCGCAATGAAAGCGAGGCGTCCAGAAAGGCCGGCTTCAAGGGCGACGTCTTGCAGCTCAAGGTCAAGTTCAAGATCAAGCTAAGCGATTACGGCGTAATGATTCCGAAGATGGCCGCCGCGAAGGTCAACGACGAGGTCACGATCTCCGTGACGACCTACTCACAGACAGGCTAACAACGACTCACATTTTCGGGGTGCCAACGACGGCACCCCGACCGACCTCCCCACTAGAGGCATCATGAAAACACTCATGCTTATTCTTAGAATCAGCTTCCTTCTTGCGGTTGTTGCGGCGATCGTCACGTATCCGGTGATCCGGCACTACGAAGGCAAGGCGCAACTCGTGCAGCTCGTTGAGGTCACCGAAGAGGCAGCGCTGTTCGGCGAGCCCGGCGAGCTGATCGGATCCCCGCAACGGCTGGTCATCGAGGTTCCGGCTGAGGCGATCATCGAGGGAGCAGGGCCTCAGGGGTCAATCCTAGTTGACAAAGCGTATTTGGACGATCACGGAATCTACCCTCGGCAGCTGAAAACGATCACGTTCATCGGCGGCACCGTCCGGACAGCCTCCGTTACCGCAGCGTTTGTGCTTATGGCGGCCCTGCTGCTGATCCGCTGGCGCGAGCGCGCCGCACAACGCACCGAATTCGGAGCTACCTGAATCAGCTGCGAAGTGATAGCCGCCGTGAGCGGCTACGATTTGGATAGGCACAGCAATCAAGCATCTACTGGATCTTCGGGGGACTGAGAATTGGCGGACGGGGGTTGGCGAGGTTCTTGGACACAGGCAACAAACTCACCCAGTCTTTATAGACTAGCCACTCGTATTGCGTTGCAAAAGCTCGACGTGGAATCGTAGACAGTTGGGAACCGTTGCCTAGCACTACGACGGTAGGATCATCCCCGGGCAGCCGGAAAAGCAAGTCTGTCGGTGTCGCGTGCTCGATGCCTGAGTTAGAACGAACTCTCCAGAACTGGTCGTCTATCTCGATTACTGCAAGGTCGCCTGTCGGCAACATTCCGACGTCTCGCAAACTTCGCTTCAACCCATACATTGGGTACAGGCAGACGACTGCCCCAAGGAATGAGAGCACAAAGAGAAGCCACAGGATCACACGTGCCCAGCTCTTCCAGGATTCCTGCATTGCCGTGTTATTGACAAATAACTCAAACAACGCGATAAAGACAGCGAATACTGCGGTCAATGTGATAAACCTGATCAAGAGACTCTTAAACTGCCCTCTGATGAGAGGCAGTTGGAGTTTCGCCAGCTCCTCCGACGATAAGCCGAATGGCAAGGTCACGATTCGCATCGCACTATCCTAATAGATCATTTTAGTCAATTCTATGATGTCCGCGTTGCCGCCGGTTATCAGCAGTCCGACGCGCTTGCCTGTTACGTCGATCTTGCCGGACATCACGGCCGCAGCGGCGAGCGCGCCGGTTGGTTCGACTACAATTTTCATTCGCTCCCAGAAAAACTTCGTTGCCGTCAACAGCTCTTCGTCGCTCACCGCAAGCACGTCCTCGACGTTCTTCATCATGATCTCGAGATTCAGGTGGCCGATTGAGGGTGTTTTTGCCCCGTCGGCGATCGTGTCGGGTATCTCCGACCTGTGCAACTCTCCGGCTGAGAGTGAGCGCCGCGCCGAGTTGCGAGCGGCGGGCTCGACGGCGAGCACCGACACGCCGGGCCGGAGGGCGTGCGCCGCGATCGAGCAGCCGGAGACCAGACCGCCCCCGCCGCACCCGACGATCAGCACGTCCAAGTCCGGAACTTCGTCGAACAGCTCCTTCCCTGCCGTGCCTTGTCCGGCGATGATGTCCGGATGGTCGTACGGCGGCACGACCGTCAAGCCGCGCTCCTCGGCGATCTTCATGCCGAGCTCTTCCCTGACCTGCTCGTTCCGTTCGTACAGCACGACCTCCGCGCCGTAGCCCGCCACCGCGTCCTTCTTGATCTGCGGCGCGTCGTGGTTCATCACGACGACGACCGCCGCTCCGAGCAGTTTGCCAGCCAGAGCGCACGCCGCGCCGTGGTTGCCGGAAGAGAACGTCAGCACCCCCGCCTCTTTTTGGTCTGATGTCAAACGAGAGATAGCGTTGTACGCGCCGCGAAACTTGAAAGCGCCGACCCGCTGGAAGTTCTCGGCCTTGAAGAACGCCTCACACCCCGTCATGTCATTGAACGTACGAGAAGTGAGCACCGGCGTCTTGTTCGCAACGCCGTCTAGCACGCGGGCGGCGGCGCAGACGTCATCGTAGGAGACGGGCATAGAGATCAGTTTAGACCTTGTCGGGCACGACGAACGGCTTGCGATAGTTCCTCTTGATCATCCAGTTTCCTGCGGAACTCATACGGCCGACGAACCGCTCGGAACCTCCGTCGAACGTCAGCTTTGGCCCGAGCCTCCACGGGGTATCTCCAAGGTCGACGCCGTTGTCGCTGAGTCTCTCCTCATATCGCACGATTGCATCTGCGATCGCCCCGTCCTCGCGACCGATCTGCTTGACGCTGGAAGATTGCGCGAGCGACCCGGCCCTGTATGAAATGTTCGCCAGGTGTGCGAGCACGGTCGACGCGTGACCATTCTCGATCTCGCTCGTTAGGATTCCAGAGTCCCTCGACCGCACGGCATCGATGAAGTTCGCCTGGTGCCGCCCGCCGGAGTCTCCCGGGAAGTCCTTGATCAGCCGGCCATCGCGATCGTAGACTTTGCCGCCGCCTCGCCCCCCTCGGAACTCGCCGCCTTCGCACGTGATGATCACCCCGACGCCGACCCCTCGATAGTTCTGCGAGTTGCGGCCGTTCGGTATGTCATTAACCTCGAATATCCCAGGAACTCCATCGAAATCGAACTTCGTGATCAACGTGTTCGGGGTCTCGCCAGCGTCGCCCCAAACGAACCTGCCCCCGAGCGAGCGAACGGAGCGCGGGTGAGCAGGATCGTTGAGCGCCCATCTCATCAGGTCGAGCTCGTGCGGACCCTGGTTGCCGACGTCGCCGTTGCCGGTGTTCCATATCCAGTGCCAGTCGTAGTGGAACTGGTTTCGCATCATCGGCAAGTCCGCAGCCGGGCCGAGCCACAGGTCGTAGTCGACGTTTTCAGGTGGAGTCAATGGCGTCTGCCTGAGGCCGATCCCCCCACGGCTGCGGTAGCAAAGTCCCCTCACAGCCGTCACCTTTCCGATGTTGCCAGCGTGGAGGTACTGCATGAACGGAACGAGCCCGGCGTCTGATCGGTTTTGAAAACCCGCGGCGACGACGCGGTCGTACTTCCTTGCCGCTTCGACCATCTTTCGCCCCTCCCATATGCTGTGGCTGACCGGCTTTTCGATGTAGACGTCCTTGCCCGCTTGGCAGGCCCAGACTGTAACCAGCGAGTGCCAGTGGTTCGGCGCCGCGCACACGACGGCGTCTACATCCTGTCGGTCCATGATTTCTCGCAGGTCCCTCGTAGCGAAGACGCCGGGACGCTTGGCGGCCTCGCGGTCCAACACGCCCTGGTCTACGTCGCACAGGGCCACGACTTTTACGCCATCGATCCCCTCGAACGAACTCATCAGTCCGCCGCCACGACCGCGAAAGCCGATGACTGCAATCCTGACATCGTCGTTCGAACCGAGGATGCGCGTGTACGGGCCAAGCGCGACAGCGCCAGCCGCATAGAGCCCTGTCTTCAGCAGTTCGCGCCTTGTCGTCATGTTAATCTTTTTCGCCATCTGCCCATGTCCTATATTGCTCGTCGATCACAGCCGACTTCGCCGTCCCAGTATGGAACAGCAAGCGGTACCTAAAGCGGACTTTCTCATCGACTCCCAGTTGCATGTCTCCAGTGCCTGGAGGTTTGTCTTCAAACTCAAAGACACCGAACGGGTTCGCCGCGAAGAGGCCGTATTCGCGCGCATGCCACCAGGTCGGATGTCGCGGATTCTTCGGGTGGTCGAACATCGCTATGCCGACTACTTCACCGTCGATCGTGCCCCAATAGTCGATCCATGCGGCGCGCCTGCCCCACACTTGCGGTCCGCTGACACCTTCGCTGTTCAGCACGTTACCCCCCGGTCGATCCAGACGAAGGTTTGGATGTGTGCGGACTCCCATCATCCCCTCTTTCGTGTCGCCGAATACCAGGCTTCCGCCCGCAATCGGGGCAAGCAAGATGTCGTAGTCGATGAAACGCGCCGACTCGCCGCTTGTCCCGAAGGTCAGCCTCTGGGTGCATTGACCGAATATGACGCCCTCCGAATCGCGCATGTTCAGAACCAGCGTTATCGACGGACCGGTTAGTTGCGGTTTCGCCCTGACCGTCATCGATCCCTTCTGATGCCACATGTCGACGCCATTCATGTCACCGTGCGCGAACCAAACGCCAGTGTGGTGCGGGTGGTCTGACGACTCGCCTTCGACTCCCTCGATGAACGGATAGTTGCGCAGCATCTGCGCGCCCGTCGGCCCATAGACCGGATACACGTAAGGCCGAGACCTGTCTGCATAGTGCACCGTCGCGAACGGGTCGCCGCCAATTAGCACATCGACCTCTCCGTCGCCCATTTTGAACTCGACCTTGTCCTGGGGCGATGCGATCGAACACGCCATGATTGCGACGGCGATGAACATACGAGAATCTTACCAAGAGGCTATCCTCAGGTGCCAAGTTTGAGACAAAACAGATCAGGCCTTTCGGTACTTGCAGCCCCCAATCCCAAGTTCAACCGAACTCGTTTAGTATCATAGGAGATACGAATATGCCGAACGTATCCCAGCGAGGGCAGGACGCCCCGGAATCGCCGATCCGCAAGCTTGCGCCGTTCGCGGCGAAGGCTGCCGCCAAGGGTCTGAAGATCTACGGCCTGAACATCGGCCAGCCGGACATCGACTCGCCGGAGACGTTTTGGAAGGCAGTGCGCGACCCGAGCCTGACCGTGCTCGCCTACAGCCCGTCGCCTGGTCTGCCGGAGCTGCGCAAGAAGCTGGCGGCCAGGTATCGCGGCATGGGGATCGACGTGACAGCCGATCAGGTGCTGGTGACGACGGCGGGCTCTGAGGCGCTGGTATTCGCAATGCTCGCGTGCATGGGTGTGGGGGAGGAGGTCATCATCCCCGAGCCGATGTACGCGAACTACCTCGGCTTCGCTGCGATCGCCAACGTCAAGGTCGTTCCGATCACGACGCGGATAGAAGACAACTTCGCCCTGCCGTCGATCGAGGAGTTCGCGCGGAAGATCACACCGAAGACGAAGGCGATCTTGGTCTGCAACCCCGGCAACCCGACAGGCGCGGTTTACTCCAATGAGCAGCTCGACGGCCTGCGAGAGCTCGTAATCGAACACGACCTGTTCATCATCGCTGACGAGGTGTACCGGGAGTTCAACTTTACCGGCAAGAAGATTCGGTCAGTCCTCGAGATGGAAGGCTTGGACCAGCACGCGATCATGATCGACTCCGCGTCGAAGATGTACTCGCTCTGCGGCGCGCGCGTGGGATTTCTCGTGTCGCGGAACGAAGAGGTGAACTACACAGCGTTGAAATATGCTCAGGCGCGGCTCTCGCCTCCGACGCTCGAGCAGATCGGGATGATCGGCGCGCTCGACACGCCGCAGTCGTATCTCGACAACGTGCGCGACGAGTACATGAAGCGGCGCGACCTGCTCGTCAGCAGGCTGAACGCCATGCCGGGGGTTCTGTGTCCCGAGATCAGCGGTGCGTTTTACGCCACGGTGCGCCTGCCCGTCGACGACGCCGACAAGTTCTGCGAATGGCTGCTGGCGGAGTTCGATCACAACGGCACGACGATCATGTTCGCGCCCGCGTCGGGGTTCTATGCCACTCCCGGCCTCGGCAAAGACGAAGTGCGCATCGCC
This genomic interval carries:
- a CDS encoding YceI family protein, whose protein sequence is MNSYRILPLVALVAASITGLAAEKTYKVGAGPPSQQIATIESVTDFETFTGTTHKVSGTVKFDKAKRTMTGKIIVDVASIKTGIDMRNEHMRGPMWMNAEKFKSITFVATKSKHVKGNDWDVTGKFTMHGVTKTITVRTTIKDRNESEASRKAGFKGDVLQLKVKFKIKLSDYGVMIPKMAAAKVNDEVTISVTTYSQTG
- a CDS encoding PmoA family protein: MFIAVAIMACSIASPQDKVEFKMGDGEVDVLIGGDPFATVHYADRSRPYVYPVYGPTGAQMLRNYPFIEGVEGESSDHPHHTGVWFAHGDMNGVDMWHQKGSMTVRAKPQLTGPSITLVLNMRDSEGVIFGQCTQRLTFGTSGESARFIDYDILLAPIAGGSLVFGDTKEGMMGVRTHPNLRLDRPGGNVLNSEGVSGPQVWGRRAAWIDYWGTIDGEVVGIAMFDHPKNPRHPTWWHAREYGLFAANPFGVFEFEDKPPGTGDMQLGVDEKVRFRYRLLFHTGTAKSAVIDEQYRTWADGEKD
- a CDS encoding threo-3-hydroxy-L-aspartate ammonia-lyase: MISMPVSYDDVCAAARVLDGVANKTPVLTSRTFNDMTGCEAFFKAENFQRVGAFKFRGAYNAISRLTSDQKEAGVLTFSSGNHGAACALAGKLLGAAVVVVMNHDAPQIKKDAVAGYGAEVVLYERNEQVREELGMKIAEERGLTVVPPYDHPDIIAGQGTAGKELFDEVPDLDVLIVGCGGGGLVSGCSIAAHALRPGVSVLAVEPAARNSARRSLSAGELHRSEIPDTIADGAKTPSIGHLNLEIMMKNVEDVLAVSDEELLTATKFFWERMKIVVEPTGALAAAAVMSGKIDVTGKRVGLLITGGNADIIELTKMIY
- a CDS encoding Gfo/Idh/MocA family oxidoreductase, with protein sequence MAKKINMTTRRELLKTGLYAAGAVALGPYTRILGSNDDVRIAVIGFRGRGGGLMSSFEGIDGVKVVALCDVDQGVLDREAAKRPGVFATRDLREIMDRQDVDAVVCAAPNHWHSLVTVWACQAGKDVYIEKPVSHSIWEGRKMVEAARKYDRVVAAGFQNRSDAGLVPFMQYLHAGNIGKVTAVRGLCYRSRGGIGLRQTPLTPPENVDYDLWLGPAADLPMMRNQFHYDWHWIWNTGNGDVGNQGPHELDLMRWALNDPAHPRSVRSLGGRFVWGDAGETPNTLITKFDFDGVPGIFEVNDIPNGRNSQNYRGVGVGVIITCEGGEFRGGRGGGKVYDRDGRLIKDFPGDSGGRHQANFIDAVRSRDSGILTSEIENGHASTVLAHLANISYRAGSLAQSSSVKQIGREDGAIADAIVRYEERLSDNGVDLGDTPWRLGPKLTFDGGSERFVGRMSSAGNWMIKRNYRKPFVVPDKV
- a CDS encoding pyridoxal phosphate-dependent aminotransferase is translated as MPNVSQRGQDAPESPIRKLAPFAAKAAAKGLKIYGLNIGQPDIDSPETFWKAVRDPSLTVLAYSPSPGLPELRKKLAARYRGMGIDVTADQVLVTTAGSEALVFAMLACMGVGEEVIIPEPMYANYLGFAAIANVKVVPITTRIEDNFALPSIEEFARKITPKTKAILVCNPGNPTGAVYSNEQLDGLRELVIEHDLFIIADEVYREFNFTGKKIRSVLEMEGLDQHAIMIDSASKMYSLCGARVGFLVSRNEEVNYTALKYAQARLSPPTLEQIGMIGALDTPQSYLDNVRDEYMKRRDLLVSRLNAMPGVLCPEISGAFYATVRLPVDDADKFCEWLLAEFDHNGTTIMFAPASGFYATPGLGKDEVRIAYVLNTDDLSDAMDCLEAALVAYPGKTVEVTSV